The Elaeis guineensis isolate ETL-2024a chromosome 14, EG11, whole genome shotgun sequence genome has a segment encoding these proteins:
- the LOC140853745 gene encoding uncharacterized protein, protein MDDFARGYRASGGNYDDRRTDLRSSGGGPAYDRGRRSYLQPHGGGDHDHGSRGDLYPARNELVLHTGGARASDYDRGYRNESLTIGGGNRDRRLEIVRGNVFSANQTYVTRPPPSRPAYLPPSLPPSCRDGGTVRPYSSLSSTSGGGSGAWCFSDPEMKRRRRVASYKMYSVEGKVKQSIRKSFHWIKGKCSEMVHGR, encoded by the coding sequence ATGGACGACTTCGCCCGGGGCTACCGGGCCTCGGGCGGCAACTACGACGACCGCCGGACCGATCTCCGCTCCTCCGGTGGCGGCCCCGCTTACGATCGCGGCCGCCGGAGCTACCTCCAACCCCACGGCGGTGGCGACCACGACCACGGCAGCCGCGGCGACCTCTACCCCGCGCGGAACGAGCTCGTGCTCCACACCGGCGGCGCTCGGGCGAGCGACTATGACCGCGGCTACCGGAACGAGTCCCTGACGATCGGCGGCGGTAACCGCGATCGAAGGCTGGAGATCGTGCGGGGGAACGTGTTCAGCGCTAACCAGACTTACGTGACCCGCCCACCACCTTCACGGCCTGCCTATCTGCCGCCGTCGCTCCCTCCGTCTTGCCGGGACGGTGGCACCGTCCGGCCCTACTCCTCGTTGTCGTCGACGTCGGGCGGGGGGTCGGGGGCGTGGTGCTTCAGCGACCCGGAGATGAAGCGCCGGAGGCGGGTGGCGAGCTACAAGATGTACTCGGTCGAGGGGAAGGTGAAGCAATCCATCCGAAAGAGCTTCCACTGGATCAAGGGCAAGTGCTCCGAGATGGTGCACGGCCGGTAG